Genomic segment of Panicum virgatum strain AP13 chromosome 9N, P.virgatum_v5, whole genome shotgun sequence:
GGACTGCGATCACTCACACATGACTATACAAGAAGTTTGCAGCTAGCCAATAGTTTGCTGAAAGCATTTATTAAGAGCAAATCCTATTACTAAACTTCCAACTATGGTTGGCAAAGATCTGTATGACCAGAACTTTCATGGTTCGACATGCCTCCTGTAGCTCCTCCTTGTCTTCATCACACCTTTGTAGCAGAGCCCATAGCCTGAGCTAGTGTGTGCCCCAGTAAAGTACCTGCATATAAGTTTTAGATGGTAATCTGTCAAACACTATGTCATTTCTACTAAGTCAGATAGCCCAACATAAAGCAGATGTTCCTTTTAGCAGTTTTCTTTTTAACTTGGTTCCCACAGTTGTAAGCCAATTACCAAATAAATGAGTAATACTTTGAGGTGGACTTAAATCAAAGGTACAGTGTATAACTCGCTAAAGGAATTTGGTCACATGACAGTCAAAAAAGAGGTGTTGAATAGTTTCATCATTAGAGAAAAACAACACAATTTGTTACCATTCCAGATCCTTCTTATTAAATTATCTTTAGTAAGGATAACACCTTTTTTTAGGTACCCCATAAAAATTTTAATCTTCAGGGGCATCTTTAATTCCACAGATGTTTGTCAAACTGTACATTACCATTGCTAATAAGTACATTATACATTGAGCTAACGGTGAACGTACCAGCTTGAGTCAGATTCCAATGGAAGGCATCAGCATTATTATTTAACTGAACATGACTAATGCGAGCAACTAAATCATGCCATAAATACAGATTGTGACCTGTCAATGTTCGTCTAAAGGACATGTTAAGAGGTACTCGTTCAAAGACTGATGCTACCGTTGCATTTTTTTTCGCACAATATTAAAAAGAGAAGGGTATTGCTGTCTAAGTGTATGACTGTCTATCCATttatcttcccaaaaacatatTTGATTGCCATCATTTAACTGAAATGATCCAAAATTTAGGAAGAAATCTTTTACTTTCATGGGATCAGCCCAAAATTGAGAGTCCCCTGGTTTCTTTTGAACTTGAGCAATAGTCTCGCTCATTAAGTACTTTTTTCCTTAATAAACTTTGCCAAATACCCTCCTGTGGCTCTCTTTCTAGTTATACTGTGACTGGATGTTAAATTTTTGTTGCGACGACATGTCCTAGGAAGCCTAGGATCTGGCTAAGCGATAGTAGGGAGGCTTAAGGGTTGAAGGTCAATTCTCATTCCCTCTCAAAATTTTACCGGTTCCTCTTTTCTAACCCTCCTCTCCCCGCCCTTCTTTCTTCGGTCGTTGTCTGAACTTATGGTATTTCCATTTTGTAATCGAAATAGGGATTGTCCTCatctaaaaaaaaaagttttattAGCATGGAAAATACCAACATCGTTAGGATTTGGGTCGATTTTCAGGTGAAGGTTGCAGAACTGTTTAAAACGATTCCTTCCATCTTCTTTTGTCCACTCTCCTAGTCTCCTGCAGTCCTGCCACTGCCAAGGCTGCCACCGTAAAATTCGAAATTTTATTATTAGCAGGGAACCAGTCGTACAACCCGGCCAAATTTAATAAGCCCAACAGCTAACAAGGACCCAGTCCAACAACAGCCCACAACTCCACTAAGTTCATGACCTCATGGGCTGTGGTCTGTGGTCTGTGGACTCCTGGACCCACTCCACCACAGTCCGGCGGTTGGGCTACGAGCACACAGGCGTGGCGAGCGCCGATTCCTGTACCAGGTCCAAAAAAACCTTCTGAGATCTGGCAGACCGGCACGATGACCGGCCCCTCCGACGGCCCGCCGGGCGCCGTGGCAAGGCTGTTCTCCTCCAATCTTGGTCGGAGCCACGAATCCCGCCGTCCCTCGGTCGGCGGCGCCTTCAGCTCCGGCATCCCAACGACACACCCCTATTGTTCTCTCAGCAGATTCACAAACCTGAGCAGATTCTGATGCGAGGACCCTCCACCCGCGACGCTGGCACGCGCCGCGCTCTTCAACGACAATGCCCTCGCCCTCATCCCCTCGTCGCCGAGCAGCCGCTCCAGCTTGTCCCTGACCTCCTCCTTGGTGACGACCCCCCGCTCGTCGGCGCGGAGCCTCACGCCCGTGCGCCACACGTCGCAGACGTAGCTCCGGTTGCAGAACTGGTCGCCGAAGTGGGGCCAGCACAGGAACCGGACGCCGTGCCTCGCCCCTTCCATGAccgagttccacccgcagtgcgTCACGAAGCAGGCCACCGACGGGTGCGCGAGCACGCGCTGCTGGGGAGCCCAGCCGACGACCAGCCCCGTCCCACCGCCGACCCGGCGCCTGAACTCGTCGAGCCAGCCGTCGACGACACCGTCGGCGGCGAAGTTCGGTCGGACCACCCAAAGGAACGGCCGCCCGGCCAGCGCCAGCCCGTCGGCGAGCTCCTGGAGCCGTGTCGCGTCGAAGACCGCCAGGCTCCCGAACGCCACGTACACGACGGAGCCGGGTGCCTGCGCGTCGAGCCAGGCGAGGCAGGTCGGGTCGTCGGGCCAGAAATGGCCGGCTGCCGACGCGGCCTTGGGCGCCTCCAGCGGGCCGACGGCCAGCACCGTCTTCTTCGGGATGAGGGCCAACGCCTCGGACTCGATTTCCTGGAAGGTGTTGCAGACTATGCTGTCAGCGATCGCGAGCGCCGCGCCGGTCTTGATCACGGCCTGGAAGGTGGCTCTCCGTGCTGTCGGCGTCTTGCCGACGCCGCTCCAggggagctcgtcggcgtcaacgGCCGGCATCTTGGGGCTCAGCTGGATCCTCTCGTTCCTTTTTACGTTCCCTGAGCAATCACCAAGCATGTCCCTTGATGTTAGCGCTACAAATTGAATTTCTGGATGACTTGAAAATCGCAGTGTTCGTGTCTCACCATCTTCGTCGAGGATGCCGTCCTCGATCATCTTAGGAGCGTGCGTCATCAGCGCGAACACGGCAGCCGAGAACGCCGGAAACAAGGCGACGcgcacccccgccgcggcggcgagctccagcgCCCAGACCATGGGCACGTCGACCACCATCCACCTGATCTCCTTGGACCTGATCGGCTCCTCGAGGTGGTCGAGCATCGCTGCCGCCAGGCTCTCGGCGAGCTTGCCGATGTTGGAGCGGTCAGCGTCGGGGGCCATGCCATCCGGGAAGGAGACCATGTGGATCCCGGCTGCGGCAGGGGGCCGCGCTCCGGCCTGGTCTCCTCCACCTTCCATGGCCCTGATAATCCGGGCATGGTTCAAGTCCGTGTTCACGAAGTAGACCTCGACGCCGTGATCGGCGAGCCGGTGGGACAGCTCCAAGAGGGGCATGACATGGCCCTGCGCTGGGAACGGCAGCATCAGGACACGGGGAcggggaggcgccgccgccatggatgcTGTTGCTTGCTTGGCGAGTTGGCGTTGGAGTGGTCACATCTAGCACCGCGATCGCCGGAACCAAACCTTGATCACCGGCTCATTCTTTTAGTGAAGGCTCGTTCTCGTTGATTCATATTTAAATTTAACAAATTTAAAAGACCGATCATCGATGCAACTGCGTCGTTTTTATAGAGTAACGGTGGCACTCAACTTGACCATAGGATTCCTAATAATTCATTTATTTTCTATATAAGAAACAGACGTTGACCCGGTTAGTGGCGGCGCATCCAGAGGTCAGAATAATTTGGGGCacactgtaacgaacatggcatcatttatgccatttcgagtgattttggtgatcgaataacaacacaacacttggactaacatgattgttaagatgaccattctcaggttTTTAGGTTCatgtgatgacaaagagaaagagaagataggcatagcaaggcctgaagggccgcccctacgggggttccgggcagcgccctgaaagctcttcggtcggaagcaccggaagaaccgacgcatgaagcatcggtgcatccgatggttgtcggaagaaccgatgccatggcagaagggaatcaaagccaagtcaccttatgggcaccggatgaaccgacgggtcaaaagggggcatcggtgcattaggcgtcctatgttccagagacgatgtcaagagcccaggagaagattcttcagcaccagttgaaccggtgaagcatcggtgcataccatcagtgtaatgacgtcagctgtcaggagaagatccttaagcaccggatgaaccggtgatgcatcggaacaaagtatcggttcaaccagtggtcactgtgtcagctgtcaggagttcaacggctacttcagtttATGAGTGACCAGAAGAACTGACGCTACCccgccagaggcatcggttcttccggtgatacgcagattttctgctgaccgttggagcaacggctacaagacttggtggcctatatatattgctggagttgctggacatcccacacacacccaagaacatctccaagctatACAAaggcatcaagatcatatccttagcccttagcacactttgagagtgttgtgtaaaggattagctcttagtgagtgagattgcaaggcttcgagcctttgtgctgtggttcattaacgaaccaaaacaagagcttggtgcgccggcaccttggagcttgaagctcgccggcaacgtcatcgatcctctgacttggtgtggagcggcgacgacatctttatgcgggggacgtggagacccccatcctttgtggagaagctccttagtggaacccggggccaaggtgaccgtgattgtgttcacggaagagacttggtggccgagtagcaatactcttagtgagtgctacaacaacgtggatgtaggtgtgcctttgtggctaaccgaaccacgggataaacacccgcgtcaagagtttgctatctcctatcccgctctttaaacttccgcatttcatactagcaatttgtgtgactttacttttatagaatagtttcttgataggaaaggctataggttgctaaactcttttgggataggggtttcacactagaacaacctagttgcacatctagatagcatgttttagtttaagttttgtgcaaactagttagaGCCTTAGGTCAaggtttttattagtgcctaattcaccccctccccctcttaggctagagcacccgatcacttacACACACCCTTTCTTTATGGGGAAAATTTCTTGGAACGCCCTAGATAAAATAGCTGTTCCTTCTATGGCCCTGAAAAATAAAAGTTCATTATACGACCTCCATTCTATTTTCTATATCTTGTATGACCCTACCGTTAATTCCGTTAGCAACTTCCGTTATCATCAGACGTCCACCGTTGCTCTGTGCCTTCCGTTATCACCCACCAACTCCTCCGGTCAGCAgagtttaaaaaaaaattctccgGTCAGCTTCAACACGCACACCCTCtgccgccccgccggccgcgccgctcgccacaCCGGCCGCTCCTGCTCTCCCCGGGTTGGGCCTTCCAAGAGCTCGTAGCCCCCTATGGACGACCCAGgcgccgccgaccccgccgtGCGCCACCACCTCTCGCCGCAGCCGGTCACCAGACCACAGCCGCCGGTGCCGCACGCGCTCCCCGGACCCGCTCGACctggcctccgccgcggccgccgggtaCCGCCGCCTCTCACCCTCGCTTCGCCCGCCGGCGCACCCGCAGGCAGTGCGTATCCCGTCGCCCTACGGCGCCCAGATCCCCGCGCCGAGGTCGCCGCATCACGTGCGCTCCCTCTCCCAGCCACAGCTCTTCTTCTCACTCGACTCGCTCCCCGTCAATCCGGCGTCCGGCCGGCGTCGGGCTGGCGAAGAAGTGCGGCCGGCTGTGGTCGGCGTAGTTGATGAAGATGGCACGCACCACGTGCAGCAGGAGGTGCGGGAGGAGCAGCTATCGCTTGTCGACAAGGCCGCGCCATGCCTGGCGGACGCAACGCGACACCACGAGGCTGCACGCCGGGAGCAGGCCCAGACGGCAACGAGCACGTCATCTGGGAGAGCAACGTCGATGGCTTCAACCTGCCCATGGACATCGAGGTCGCGGCCGGTGCCGGCGGGCAGTCCAGCGGACATCGTGCCCAGCGGACATCAACCGGGTGCCCGGCGTTCGGCACGGACGAGTACTGCTGCCGTGGGCGGTTCGCGTCGTCGGCGACATGCTGGCTGAGCGGGTACTGGGGGCTGTTCAAGGCGCAGCGCCCGCAGGCCTACAGCTACGCCTACGACGGGAGCAGCACCTTCACCTGCAACGACGGCGTGGACTACCAGGTCACCTTCCGCCCGAGCTCCGGGATGAGTTATGAGCCACACCGTGAGCAACTTAACGGTGGACAACGTCTAGTGCTAACGGAGTTAACGGTAGGGTCATACAAGGTATAGAAAATAGAATGGGGTCATATAAGGAACTTTTATTTTTTCAGGGCCATAGAAGGAACAGCTATTTTGTCTAGGGCCTTCAAAGAATTTTCTCTTCTTTATGAGCCTAGTGGTGGATTATTTCAAACTTGGACTATAGATTATTTTTTTGTGCATTAAGTTTGCATATCTTAATCTGAATTATAGAAAAAGGATTCGCCTTCAGCCTTTGCGATAGGGCACAAccaaatttttatattattctCAATTCACAAACTGGTCACGAAAAATAAGGTGAAATGTACgcaaatgaaaatatattttaactGAAAAGTAGTTTCATGATACTATACTTTCTGCTATATGTATAATAAATATTGCAATTAAAATTAGTGTCTAATGTTATATTTTGAAGCCGCCATCGATATCCAAAACATCACTTTTAAATTTGCAATCGAACAGTTTGAAAAGTTGGCGGGAGTGAAAAAGAACCGGTTTTCTGAATTGGACACAACACGTCGTCCAAAGATTTTAATATGTAGCTGCCATTGGGTGTTTCTGGAATTCAATCCGCTTTGGTACAAAAGCTGTCAATGATCGATTCGCTCTCTTGCTTCATCATCAACTCGCCGATCCTTTCACGAGGTCCGCAAATCGTCTGAGGTTCCGGCGCGACGACCCGTCCTCGCCGACGGCTCGCCGGGCGAGCTCCCTCAGCGCGAGCGCCCTCGCCTTAGTCCCCGCGTCGCCGAGCAGCTCCTCCACCTTGCCCCGCACCACGTCCCTCCCCACGAGCCCCGTCGTCCCGCCATCGCCTGCGGCCGGCCGCGGCACCTTGAGCCCCGTCCTCCACACGTCGCAGATGTAGCTCTGGTTCAGGAACTGGTCGGTGAAGTAGGGCCAGCACAGGAGCGGAACGCCGTTGGCCACGGCCTCCATCGTCGAGTTCCAGCCGCAGTGCGTCAGGAAGCAGGCCGCCGCGGGGTGCGCCAGCACGCGCCGCTGCGGGCACCAGCTCACCATGCGcccgcgcggcgccgcgcggcggcggagccgctCGAGGAGCTCCTCGCACGCCGACCCCGGCCTGACCACCCACAGGAACGGCCGGGAGGTGAGCAGGAGGCCCTcggcaagctccacgagctgcGCGGCGTCGTAGGCGGCGAAGCTGCCGAACGCCACGTACACGACGGAGCTGGCCGGCTGCGCGTCCAGCCACGCCGCGCAGGAGGCGTCCTCGGCCCAGAAACTGCCGACCGGCTTGTCGGAGGAGAGCAGCGCGCCCACGGAGAGGACGCCGGGGAACAGCGCGAAGGCTCCGGGCTCGAGCTCCTGGATGGAGTTGCAGACGATGGCCTCGGCGAGGTGCGTGGCCGCGTTGTTCCGGAGGATCAGCtggaagatgatcggctggccCTTGGGGTCGCCGGTGGCGCGGTTCCAGGAGAACTCAGACGTGTCGACAGGTGGCATCGCCGGAGCCAGCTGGAACGTGCCGCGCCACCTCGGCCAGCCCCTCTCGTCGAGCACGCCGTCGCGTATCATCTCCGGAATCTTGATCCTCGTCGCGAACATCGCCGCCGCTGACGGGCAGAACCCGGCGGCCCGGAGGCCGAGCCTCTTCGCCACGGGAAAGGCCCACGCCATGTTGACATCGGCGATCAGCCAGCTGATCCTGTCGCTCCCCGGTGCGTCGGCATGGATCCTGCCAACGAGCTTCTCCAGCTCGCCGGGCATGACCTTCGAGAACGAGTCCGTAAGACGGGCGAGGTCCTTCCGGTCCTCGCCGCTGCCCAGGCCGTCCGGTATGGACACCATGTCGA
This window contains:
- the LOC120690049 gene encoding UDP-glycosyltransferase 83A1-like, which codes for MAAAPPRPRVLMLPFPAQGHVMPLLELSHRLADHGVEVYFVNTDLNHARIIRAMEGGGDQAGARPPAAAGIHMVSFPDGMAPDADRSNIGKLAESLAAAMLDHLEEPIRSKEIRWMVVDVPMVWALELAAAAGVRVALFPAFSAAVFALMTHAPKMIEDGILDEDGETRTLRFSSHPEIQFVALTSRDMLGDCSGNVKRNERIQLSPKMPAVDADELPWSGVGKTPTARRATFQAVIKTGAALAIADSIVCNTFQEIESEALALIPKKTVLAVGPLEAPKAASAAGHFWPDDPTCLAWLDAQAPGSVVYVAFGSLAVFDATRLQELADGLALAGRPFLWVVRPNFAADGVVDGWLDEFRRRVGGGTGLVVGWAPQQRVLAHPSVACFVTHCGWNSVMEGARHGVRFLCWPHFGDQFCNRSYVCDVWRTGVRLRADERGVVTKEEVRDKLERLLGDEGMRARALSLKSAARASVAGGGSSHQNLLRFVNLLREQ
- the LOC120688657 gene encoding thaumatin-like protein 1; protein product: MPGGRNATPRGCTPGAGPDGNEHVIWESNVDGFNLPMDIEVAAGAGGQSSGHRAQRTSTGCPAFGTDEYCCRGRFASSATCWLSGYWGLFKAQRPQAYSYAYDGSSTFTCNDGVDYQVTFRPSSGMSYEPHRP